Sequence from the Cervus canadensis isolate Bull #8, Minnesota chromosome 3, ASM1932006v1, whole genome shotgun sequence genome:
TGGGCAGGGCTCACAGTGCGGCAGCGCTTCAGCACCGGCCCATCCGGCTCTTCCTTGACGTGCAAGTCAGGCTTCACCGGCACTGGCTTCCAGCTGCACGTGGGGTCGATGGTGATCTCCTCGTAGTCAGAGCTGGGCAGGGACAGCAGGGCTGGTTACCACCTGCCCCGCCGCCTCTCCTGGCCCTGCACTGTTTCTAGGCCAACCTTCCACTCAAATGCTCGTGGCTGCCCAGCACGCTCCACGTGCCTGTGGCATGCAGGTCGGACGTGGATTCCGTCCATGGCCTGGAGCTGAGCCCGCTCCATGCTGATTCAGCACGGGGTGTCTCCGCACCTGTCCCAGGGCTGCCCTCTGGGGCTGCAGGAAAGAAGACTTACTTCTGAATGTAAATGAGGATGCCCAGCATGTACTGGTCCACCTCGAGGCCCTCCAGCAACGCCGTCTTGCTGTAGAAAACCAAGGGGACACAGCTCAGACGGCTAGCCCGACCTGACCTGGGGCACGGACCCCGTCACATCTCTGCCCCCGGTGTGAGGTGACCCTGCATGAGGTCCCTGCCTAGAGCAGCACCATCCTCACATCTGGGGCAGGCACTTCTCAGTGCTGATGGAAGGAAATGACTGTTAACAGCCTGCGAGAACGTGCCACCCGCCCCCAGAGCCACGGGGACCGCTTCTGACACACTCACTTGCACACGGGGCACCTCCAGGTCCCTCGCTCACAGTTAAGCTGTAAATAGGACTCCAGGTCAAAGCACTGCAGAGAAAGGGGAGACAGTTACTCACACTGGGGCTAGAGGTAACCCAGCCATGCCCTGAGAGCCAGCCCTGCAGTTCTAGGGACGTGGGGCTTATTTACTGCATGTTGAGAAGGCGCATGTGCCAGGCTTTCACCGTGGCACCATCCTCACACACTTAAGAGACAGGATGCCTACGGAGCCCTCATGGGAATGACATGTGGCCAAAGCAAGAATTGGTCAACCGTGCTGATAGGGAACAACTTCCAGGACGTGGTGTGGAAGAAAAACATTATGTAGAGCGATGGGTATACTGCTTATGTAACCAAAGGTGGAGGCTGAGGGGAGAGTGCAGGTACGTGTCTACCCACAGAGTGTTTCTGCAGAAGGAACCTCAGGTGCTGCTCCTGGGGGCAAGGCAGGGAGCAGACTGTGCCCTGCATCCCCGACGCTGTTTGAAATGGGAGccccaggactttcctggtggtccagtagctaagacccgtgctcccaatgcagggggcctgggtttgattcccagtcagggaactagacctcacatgctgcaactaagagttcacatgccacagctaaagattctGCCCATAGTAactgaaagatcccatgtgccgcaacagACTGAAgatctgcatgccacaactaagacccagtgcagctaaataagtaaataaaatagtacATAAGTAAAATACAATGGAGCCCCAAGAGCCCAGTAAAATGGCTGTTATACTTAGGATAATATTAGAAGAAACAAAAGCCAAGCctgagggaagagggcaggggagCCAGGCAGCCTGTCTACGGGCTGGCCTGCCCTGCCACCCACCAGCTGAGGTGCTCAGAGGCCACATTTGCCAAAAACAGTAAAACGGCAGCAAAAGCTTTGGGGTGACCACCCACCTGTATGTGGCGACAGTCGTGGCCCCGGGCAGGGAGCTGGATCCTGCGGAAGGTGATGGGGCACTTGAGGGCCACCTTGATGGCTGTCTGCTCCACCCCATCCTCTCCGTTGGGCCCTGGGGTGCCAGGAATGGTTCCGCTGCTGAAGTTCCGCTTTACTGACACCAACAGGGGAAAGCAAGTCGTGAGTGAGGGCTGCCAAGCGGGACTAGGCCACTGCTAGCTCAGCACCTCTGAGGGCCATTCTGGGACTGACCGCTCCCCCGGCATGGAGCCCCCGACCCCGAGGAGACAGCCGTGTCTAACATGGGGACGTGCCAGGCGTGGTAGCGGCCCCAGCAGAGCTGGGGAGCGCGAGGGCCACTCACTCTTGGTGATGCAGTGCTCGGCGGGCAGGAGGCGCTTCTTGAGGAGGCCCTGCAGCACGGAGCGGACGGATGGCCGATGCACCAGCTGCAGCACGAAGAGGTGAGACTGCAGCGGGAGGATGTGGTCAGCGGGGGGTGGCGCGGGGAGGCTCTGTGCTGGCCCACCCTCCTCTCACGGCCAATGCACAGGTGGGCTACTGCCACGCCTCCCCAGGGAGTCAGGAGCCCACACCCACACCTATTGGTAAAGCTCACTGTGTGTCTGAACCAGTGTTCAACCACGGCCTCTCAGTTGAAACACAATTATTCGAGAGGCCCCTGAGTGCACCCTGCCTACAGCATCCACTGGTATCTTATGCTGGGTCCACGTGATAACATCCCAGGCCCACAAGGCTGCATTAGGATTGCCTTGCCTCTGCTCCCTCCCACCTAAGCTGATCAGAGCTGTGCATCTAAGTGCCTCTTCTAGTGCTGGATCTGGAGCTGCCAGAACCCAGATGACTCCTTAACAAGGATTCAGGGTCAGCTGGGACTCGGGACTTTGTGAGCTTCTTCCAGGAAACAGGCAAGCTTAGCTTGCTTCTCTTACATAATTAACATTTGATGCTTACATGAGCATCAAATCTAGTTACTGAACCTAACTGGAAAGCTGCCAGGACATTTTTAACTGAGACCCTTTTCTCTAAGGCCCATCACGGGAAGGAGGAGAGCCACTGCCATCTTCTTCAGTGATGATGGCCCCGCCCTGCCCTGCTACGGGCACTCACGCAGCAGCAGGCGGTGACGGTGATTTGGATGGTGTTGCGGCCCGGCTGGCACACGTGCTTCAGGTAGAGGGGCTTGTGGGAGGTCTTGTTGTCGCCGCGCTCGATGGTGAGTGGGGTGGCGTTGACACTGACCTGCACCGAGGCTGGCCAGTTGGTGTTCATCTGCCGGTCCTCGTGGTGGTAGCACTTGAACTGCAGCTCCAAGTCAGGCCTGCATGGGGAGGACGGACGCTGAGAGTCAGGGGGCGGCGGGTGGGGCCGCAAGCCATGGGGCAGGCGTCCGCTcacctcagcatcagggtcttgtagACGGAGTCTCGGAGCTGGAAAGCATGGTTGCTCACCGCCAGGTTGTGCTGCAGGCGGAAGGGCTCCAGGACCACCCCATCCCGCACGGGGAAGGTCAGCCGCAGCTCGTCACAGGGGCCACTGCCTGGAAGCAGGCCACGCAGGTGTGAGCAGGCCACCAGCCCTGGATAGCCACCAGGCCAGGcagcctgcccctgcccccatcgTGGGGCCCATGGTGGAGAGGAGTGTGGCCCCTCCTCCCCTTTCATGGGGCTGGGCCTTAGGACAGCATCTCTCCTAGGACTCTGGGCTCGGCCTTCACCTCCAACAGAAACAGGATCTTGGTGACCCGCCATTCTTCCCTGCCTGAGTCGCCTGGCCCAATGATCCCTGCATCATGACTCTCAGAGAACACGCTCCCCACCCAAAACGGTGGCGCTTTTGGTGCTTTCAGAGggagcaggaggcagaagaggtgTGAACGGGCCACCTGCTACCACCCCAGTGCTCAAGTCAGGGTTTTAAgaccccagctgctgctgctgctgcagtggTCTCCCAGATATCAGAAGTGGGCTTCTGGGGGCCCACACATACCCTGGAACCATACCCAAAACTTTGGGTGCATGGCTATTTTTCTAGAGAGGTGATCTACACCTCGAATAGATTTGCAAAGAGCTccattaatagaaaataaaggtgaagccctcccctcaccccccaagTTCCCTGCAGGACTCTCCAGAGCCCTTGCCCACCAGTCCTGAGAGCAGACCTCACTCACCAGGTGGCGATGGGTGCAAGTTGCTCACACTGGGTTTGAGGTCAGGCAGGAAGGGAGACTTGACCTCCTGACTGGTAGACATGTAGGGGATGCTGCTGCCGGGGGTCATGGGTGGCGTGGGGCTCCCGGGCAGTGGGGAGCTGGGGTAGCCAGGGATGGAACGAGCAGGCTGTGGTGTGGAACAAACAGTGGAGGTGGACTGGTGAGGGGGTGCTTGTTCCTGGAGCACCCGCTGGGAACGGTCAGGCCAGGGATGGGCAGGGGGCAGCCCCAGGGGCGCTTGGCTGGGCCTCCACATGCCCTCCTGCCTGAGTGCCCTCTCTCCCCGCACCCACCCCGTGGGCCTCCCGCCCGCTTGCCCATCTGACCATACCCCGCTCAGGCCAGGCTGGCTGTAGCTGATGCTGCCCCCGTTGAAGCTGGCACCCTGCCCGTTGAACTGCTCTGCAGGCTGCAGGAGAGAAAACCGCATGTGTGTGGGGCTGCCGCCTGCCTCCGAGCAGGGCCTGGAACTGACCCCAGGAGAGGCCTGGGGACAAGGGAGCTCGGCACATGCATGGGTGGGTGttggtcttttttctttatacacTTTTTGGGTTCCCCAATAACCTACAGGGAGCACACACAGATTTCATAATTTACAGAATTACCACTACAGAAAAAGAGCTGACCCCACACATCAGAGGGATTTACAGGGAAGCCACAGAGGCTGAAAGGACATAGGTACTCACATCTCCTCGCCCTTCTCCAGCAGCATCTCTACCACTCAGGCCCCTCCTGACCCCTCTGGCCTGTCCCCTTGCTGGGCTACTTGGCAGCAAGCAGAGGAAATGGGGACACTTCTCCCTAAAGTGGCTTGGTACCTGCCTGACAATCCCTATGCCATACCTCTCACAGAGGCTCCTTTCACACCTGCATGCCTGTCCTGGGAGCTGCCCTACACTAGTCGGGACCCCTGTGAAGCTCGTGGCTGCCTGTCACCTGAGCACTCCAGGGCCCACTCCCCAGCCGGCCCTGGCTGCCTCAAGGTCTGTCTATGTCCCACAAAGCTGGGCGCAGGGCCAGCAGGGGCCGCAGAGGCCGGGTGGAGCCGGCCCTACCTTGAAGTGTGGTCCCGCAGGGCTGGCGGTGGACAGGGATGGGCTTGtgccctgctgcaggggcagCCTGTGCCCGGGGTAGGAGGATGGGGCAGGGGGCTGCCCGGGGCCAGGCGCATACTGGGTGGCACCAGGCGTATACTGGCCTCCTGGCAGGTACTGCTGCCCAGGGTACACCTGAGGAAGGAAAGAGGCAAAAGGCCCAGAAGAAGAGGTGTCGGGGAAGCCGGTTCCCACAAAGGGACGGTAGAGTCCCTCATCAGGTATGGCCAGTTCTCTCACATCCAACGACTCTGATGGCCCTCGTGAGGAGGGAAGCCTGGCTACTCACCTCGCCCGAGTAGGCTCTCTTGACACCCTGTCGGGGCAGCGGCTGGGCCTGGGGGGGGCCCGGGTACCCTTGCTGGGGCAGGCGCTGCCCTGAATAGAGGGGCGCCATGCCCGCTGCCCGGGTGGGGTTCATGCCCATGGGGCTCATGCTGGAGGGGCCCATCAGCCCTCCCACGCTGGCCGGGTTCATGCTGCTGGGCACGCTGGGCCCTCGGGGACCACTGTGCTGCAAGAACTGGCTGTTAAAAGACTGTCCAGCCCCCATCTGGGAAAAGAAGACAAGAACCATCCAGACCTTACCCACCAGTGTGGGTGTCACCCCCAAGCCCACCCCTTGCAAGCAGGCTGTCCCCAGCCCGGGACCTCTCCCCTCAGCTTCCCACTCCCTTCCTGTCTCATCTCCATCAGCCCTGAAACATGGCCTGCATGTCCCCAAGTCCTCCACCCTGGTTTCCTGACAGGCCCCCGTCTTCCGGGCCAGCACACATGGGCCACACAGGAGGAGCTGCGGGGCCTCACCGCTCCGTACTGGCTCAGCTCCTGGCTCTGCTTCTCCTGGAGGGCGGCCACGGTGGCCGTGGCCGTGGCGGTGGCCGTGGCGGCGGCAGCAGCcactgcagcagctgctgctgcttgaGTGAAGTCAGTGGATGGCCGTGCTGAGTGTGAGGGGAGGCCCAGGCCCCCCGGCCCCCCTGGGCCGCCCGCATACCTGCAAGAAACAGAAGGCTCAGCTCAGAGGCGCTTCCCTGGCCTCTGCTGGGGGGGGCACACGGCACCTATGGGGAGCCCCATTCTTTCCCAGACACCCCATCATTATCTCAGGAGCTGGCAGGAGCAGCAAAGTCACAATAATTCCCGATCACACAGTTCCCTGGTGCCCACCAAGTAAGAAGCATCGCCCCCCCAGAGGGCTCCTGGCACACCTGCCAGGGGAGGAGGGTCCTGCTTACCCGGTAGTGAAGCCAGGGCCCCCGGGGTAGCCCCCGCGGCCATACACCCCTTGCGGCACGTAGCCCTTGTTGGCACCACCCTCACCGAACGCCTGCTGTCCAAGGCACTGTGGGGAGCTCAGGGCAGAGCTGCCGCCTGCCATGCCGGGCATCACGGAGCTGCCGGGGGGGCTCCCTGCAGGGCCCATGGGGTTCCCCAAAACCTACAAGGAACCGAGAATCACTAAAGGAGACCATGCAAACAACCTGCTTCGTGCAGTGGTTCTAAAGTGCTGGAGAGAAGAGGCCTGGCAGgtgaggaggtggaggtgggggcagaggggaggggtggtCCAGAGGGGTGGTGGGAGTGGTGGGGAGCTGTGCACAGGTTGGGGTGTGGAGGCCAGgcaaagacaggaggagaggatCCCATGCCATGCGTGGAAGAACTGGTTTCAGAGGACGTGGGAGACCCAGGAAGCCCTGGCTCCACGCCTCCAAGACCTGAGCTGGGCGCTGACGCCTCCCAgggtggggccagggctgggctcACCTGGCTCTGTGCTGCGTTGCCGACTCCCCACACGGTTGTGACCACAGACAGCGATCCTGCTGGCTGAGTGGCACTCTGTTGCCAAGGCACTGCCTCATATGCGAATGGACCATCACTGCACAGAGAGGCACAGGTGGGGAGCCTGGGTCAGGAGGCCTCAGGTGCTGAGAACCCCACTGGGCAGGATCCGAAGGCTGAGAGCAGTGGGGTCCCGCTCCACCACCACCCTCCCACGTTCGGAGGCCTGAGAGGGGAGGGCAGCCGGAGCCCCCACTCACCTGTGTGGTGCGGGGGGCAGGGCAGGTTTCATGGGGTTCATGGGGTTCATTGGCTTGGGAACAGCCTGAAGGCCAGGTCTGCAGGAGGCAGGAAGCAGCCCGCACCGGTGCTCACGTGAGACTCGGCTGCTCTGGCTATGGGGACAAGGGGGACGGAAGTGCATGGAGACGCAGCTAGGAGTACCAAGCCCCGTCCTGCCTCTGCTCTCAAGGATGGAGGGTGACAGGGGACCTGGGGGCCCactcggggtggggtggggtggtcagGCCACCCTGGCATTGGCCCGACCTTACACTGCCCACCCTGGCAAACCTCTGCTCACCACACCCCCTTACATCTAGCTCAGAAGCCAGCATTAGCCCTTGCTGGTCAGGCCCTGCCACCAAGCACTCCTGGGATACCTTTGGAAGATGGAAGAAGGCTTTCTGATCCTCAAAACCTTCCACATTCCCCCTCCCTATTTGAAGGCATAGATACATATAGAAGCCAGGGAGTATTCAGGACCCAACTGCCAGAAtccaccccagcccctctcctccaACCACACACAAGGCCCCCGGGTGGAAGGCAAGGCCAGAAGCACATAGGGGGCCACCAGGAGGCACTACCCCGCCCCATGGTGGGCAGGCCCTCCAGATGCCAGAGTCACAGGGTCAGCTATCCTCCAGCCAGAttaggg
This genomic interval carries:
- the ZMIZ2 gene encoding zinc finger MIZ domain-containing protein 2 isoform X3, translating into MGAGQSFNSQFLQHSGPRGPSVPSSMNPASVGGLMGPSSMSPMGMNPTRAAGMAPLYSGQRLPQQGYPGPPQAQPLPRQGVKRAYSGEVYPGQQYLPGGQYTPGATQYAPGPGQPPAPSSYPGHRLPLQQGTSPSLSTASPAGPHFKPAEQFNGQGASFNGGSISYSQPGLSGPARSIPGYPSSPLPGSPTPPMTPGSSIPYMSTSQEVKSPFLPDLKPSVSNLHPSPPGSGPCDELRLTFPVRDGVVLEPFRLQHNLAVSNHAFQLRDSVYKTLMLRPDLELQFKCYHHEDRQMNTNWPASVQVSVNATPLTIERGDNKTSHKPLYLKHVCQPGRNTIQITVTACCCSHLFVLQLVHRPSVRSVLQGLLKKRLLPAEHCITKIKRNFSSGTIPGTPGPNGEDGVEQTAIKVALKCPITFRRIQLPARGHDCRHIQCFDLESYLQLNCERGTWRCPVCNKTALLEGLEVDQYMLGILIYIQNSDYEEITIDPTCSWKPVPVKPDLHVKEEPDGPVLKRCRTVSPAHMLMPSVMEMIAALGPGATPFTPLQPPSAPAPGDYPSQGSSFLGPGTFPESFPSTTPSTPTLTEFTPGPPPVSYQSDIPSNLLTPEKSGPCLPGQMAPAGHLDPAHNPGPPGLHAPNLGGPPGPQLHHPNPPPTSRPALGPVNSGPLSELAFSAATGMMGHPVSGAGEAPEPALDVVCEPEPVHKRQLLPELTNPDELLSYLGPPDLPTNSNDDLLSLFENN
- the ZMIZ2 gene encoding zinc finger MIZ domain-containing protein 2 isoform X1; its protein translation is MNPMNPMKPALPPAPHSDGPFAYEAVPWQQSATQPAGSLSVVTTVWGVGNAAQSQVLGNPMGPAGSPPGSSVMPGMAGGSSALSSPQCLGQQAFGEGGANKGYVPQGVYGRGGYPGGPGFTTGYAGGPGGPGGLGLPSHSARPSTDFTQAAAAAAVAAAAATATATATATVAALQEKQSQELSQYGAMGAGQSFNSQFLQHSGPRGPSVPSSMNPASVGGLMGPSSMSPMGMNPTRAAGMAPLYSGQRLPQQGYPGPPQAQPLPRQGVKRAYSGEVYPGQQYLPGGQYTPGATQYAPGPGQPPAPSSYPGHRLPLQQGTSPSLSTASPAGPHFKPAEQFNGQGASFNGGSISYSQPGLSGPARSIPGYPSSPLPGSPTPPMTPGSSIPYMSTSQEVKSPFLPDLKPSVSNLHPSPPGSGPCDELRLTFPVRDGVVLEPFRLQHNLAVSNHAFQLRDSVYKTLMLRPDLELQFKCYHHEDRQMNTNWPASVQVSVNATPLTIERGDNKTSHKPLYLKHVCQPGRNTIQITVTACCCSHLFVLQLVHRPSVRSVLQGLLKKRLLPAEHCITKIKRNFSSGTIPGTPGPNGEDGVEQTAIKVALKCPITFRRIQLPARGHDCRHIQCFDLESYLQLNCERGTWRCPVCNKTALLEGLEVDQYMLGILIYIQNSDYEEITIDPTCSWKPVPVKPDLHVKEEPDGPVLKRCRTVSPAHMLMPSVMEMIAALGPGATPFTPLQPPSAPAPGDYPSQGSSFLGPGTFPESFPSTTPSTPTLTEFTPGPPPVSYQSDIPSNLLTPEKSGPCLPGQMAPAGHLDPAHNPGPPGLHAPNLGGPPGPQLHHPNPPPTSRPALGPVNSGPLSELAFSAATGMMGHPVSGAGEAPEPALDVVCEPEPVHKRQLLPELTNPDELLSYLGPPDLPTNSNDDLLSLFENN
- the ZMIZ2 gene encoding zinc finger MIZ domain-containing protein 2 isoform X2, which translates into the protein MNPMNPMKPALPPAPHSDGPFAYEAVPWQQSATQPAGSLSVVTTVWGVGNAAQSQVLGNPMGPAGSPPGSSVMPGMAGGSSALSSPQCLGQQAFGEGGANKGYVPQGVYGRGGYPGGPGFTTGYAGGPGGPGGLGLPSHSARPSTDFTQAAAAAAVAAAAATATATATATVAALQEKQSQELSQYGAMGAGQSFNSQFLQHSGPRGPSVPSSMNPASVGGLMGPSSMSPMGMNPTRAAGMAPLYSGQRLPQQGYPGPPQAQPLPRQGVKRAYSGEVYPGQQYLPGGQYTPGATQYAPGPGQPPAPSSYPGHRLPLQQGTSPSLSTASPAGPHFKPAEQFNGQGASFNGGSISYSQPGLSGPARSIPGYPSSPLPGSPTPPMTPGSSIPYMSTSQEVKSPFLPDLKPSVSNLHPSPPGSGPCDELRLTFPVRDGVVLEPFRLQHNLAVSNHAFQLRDSVYKTLMLRPDLELQFKCYHHEDRQMNTNWPASVQVSVNATPLTIERGDNKTSHKPLYLKHVCQPGRNTIQITVTACCCSHLFVLQLVHRPSVRSVLQGLLKKRLLPAEHCITKIKRNFSSGTIPGTPGPNGEDGVEQTAIKVALKCPITFRRIQLPARGHDCRHIQCFDLESYLQLNCERGTWRCPVCNKTALLEGLEVDQYMLGILIYIQNSDYEEITIDPTCSWKPVPVKPDLHVKEEPDGPVLKRCRTVSPAHMLMPSVMEMIAALGPGATPFTPLQPPSAPAPGDYPSQGSSFLGPGTFPESFPSTTPSTPTLTEFTPGPPPVSYQSDIPSNLLTPEKSGPCLPGQMAPAGHLDPAHNPGPPGLHAPNLGGPPGPQLHHPNPPPTSRPALGPVNSGPLSELAFSAATGMMGHPVSGAGEAPEPALDLLPELTNPDELLSYLGPPDLPTNSNDDLLSLFENN